A window from Ignavibacteriota bacterium encodes these proteins:
- a CDS encoding HpcH/HpaI aldolase/citrate lyase family protein, giving the protein MQKSFAGQQGPKVRSDCYIEIEETNSGGIKIDLKSKVDVMYGSSIKSMLLEMCKYFKIKNANILCEDSGALPFTISARFESAIKRLHPEITDEFLLPMNKNNLYSTSKDKLRRSRLYLPGNEPKFYPNAGLHSPDGIILDLEDSVSPTEKDSAQLIVRNALRNINFYGAERMVRINQLPKGLEDLKFIIPHNVNLILIPKCESKDQVLETEEIVNEIKSKNKISNEIFFMPIIESALGVEKAFEIATASIDNCALAVGLEDYTADIGTQRTAEGTESFYARSQIIIAAKAAKIQAIDTVFSDINDMEGLRKSVLEAKQLGFEGKGCIHPRQIKVINEAFLPEINEIEKAKKIVIAFDEAKSKGLGVVSLGSKMIDAPIVKRAEKTIKLAVENNLLDKNWKSNEIS; this is encoded by the coding sequence ATGCAAAAATCATTCGCCGGTCAACAAGGACCAAAAGTTAGATCTGATTGTTACATCGAAATTGAAGAAACAAATTCCGGTGGAATTAAAATTGATCTGAAAAGTAAAGTTGATGTAATGTACGGAAGCTCAATAAAATCAATGCTTTTGGAAATGTGCAAGTATTTCAAAATTAAAAATGCAAATATTTTGTGCGAAGATTCCGGAGCTTTGCCATTTACAATTTCTGCTCGATTTGAATCTGCAATTAAAAGATTACATCCGGAAATTACTGATGAATTTTTATTGCCAATGAATAAAAATAATTTGTATTCAACTTCTAAAGATAAATTACGAAGAAGCCGTTTGTATCTTCCCGGAAATGAACCAAAATTTTATCCCAATGCCGGACTTCATTCCCCGGATGGAATTATTCTTGATTTAGAAGATAGCGTTTCTCCAACCGAAAAAGATTCTGCACAATTAATAGTAAGAAATGCATTAAGAAATATAAATTTCTATGGTGCTGAAAGAATGGTGAGAATTAACCAATTACCAAAAGGTTTAGAGGACTTAAAATTTATAATTCCGCATAATGTAAATCTTATCTTAATTCCAAAATGTGAATCTAAAGATCAAGTTTTAGAAACTGAAGAAATTGTAAATGAAATAAAAAGTAAAAATAAAATTTCCAACGAAATATTTTTTATGCCGATTATAGAAAGTGCGCTTGGAGTTGAAAAAGCTTTCGAAATTGCTACAGCTTCAATTGACAATTGTGCTTTGGCTGTTGGACTTGAAGATTACACTGCCGATATTGGTACTCAACGTACAGCAGAAGGAACTGAAAGTTTTTATGCAAGAAGTCAAATTATTATTGCTGCAAAAGCTGCAAAGATTCAAGCAATTGATACAGTTTTCTCAGATATAAATGACATGGAAGGCTTGCGTAAAAGTGTTCTAGAAGCTAAACAATTGGGTTTTGAAGGAAAAGGTTGCATTCATCCCCGACAAATAAAAGTTATAAATGAAGCTTTTCTTCCAGAAATAAATGAAATTGAAAAAGCTAAAAAAATTGTTATAGCTTTCGATGAAGCAAAATCAAAAGGTTTAGGAGTTGTATCGTTAGGAAGTAAAATGATTGATGCGCCAATAGTTAAACGTGCAGAAAAAACAATCAAACTTGCGGTTGAAAATAATTTGTTAGATAAAAATTGGAAATCAAATGAAATTAGTTAA
- a CDS encoding HD domain-containing protein, translated as MREKIQQIWPEIELIKDEDIKEKTYKCWEYAIENSPLEPEDLEKIPFSLLIDNCDISFMNHKRTAVHLSIDIAKRMEQNFKMKINWDYLISGAILIDVGKLLEYEIKDGKLGTSRDGKLLRHPFSGVSIADRFGLPFDIQHIIAYHSKEGDLGKRTIESIIVHHADFVSFEPFQEVKCLNV; from the coding sequence ATGCGAGAAAAAATACAACAAATCTGGCCAGAAATTGAATTAATAAAAGATGAAGATATTAAAGAGAAAACATATAAATGTTGGGAATATGCAATTGAAAATTCCCCACTTGAGCCGGAAGATTTAGAAAAAATTCCGTTTAGTTTATTGATTGATAATTGTGACATTTCCTTTATGAACCACAAAAGAACCGCTGTTCATCTTTCAATTGATATTGCAAAAAGAATGGAACAAAATTTTAAAATGAAAATAAATTGGGATTATTTAATCTCTGGTGCAATTTTGATTGATGTCGGTAAACTTTTAGAATATGAAATTAAAGATGGAAAATTGGGAACGAGTCGTGATGGAAAATTATTGCGTCATCCATTTAGCGGAGTGTCTATAGCAGATAGATTCGGTTTACCTTTCGATATTCAGCATATAATTGCCTATCATTCAAAAGAAGGCGATTTGGGAAAACGAACTATCGAATCAATAATTGTTCATCATGCTGATTTTGTTAGCTTTGAGCCGTTTCAAGAAGTGAAATGTTTAAATGTATAG
- a CDS encoding metallophosphoesterase, producing MKNILRNFKSSLIFLQIFVLSIYVNAQNEEFTFVFATDIHIQKERNADKGFTKAIEEINKLNPDFVITGGDLVMDALGANFNRADSQYNLYNETIKLLNAPLFNTIGNHEIFGWYKKSNVDRSHPEFGKKMYQNRIGKLYYSFIHKGVKFIILDSIEEVAEENGYYGFINSEQIEWLKKELSETEKTMPIIISTHIPLYTMFAQMANGSMAASDRGLVIENSKEVLELLKEHNLKLILQGHLHVFEDLNIMNRFSIITGGAVSARWWQGPNQGMEEGFLIVKVKKDKIESEYFDYGWQVE from the coding sequence ATGAAAAATATTTTAAGAAATTTTAAATCCTCATTAATCTTTTTGCAAATATTTGTTTTATCAATTTATGTAAATGCTCAAAATGAAGAATTTACTTTTGTTTTTGCAACAGATATTCACATTCAAAAAGAAAGAAATGCCGATAAAGGTTTTACAAAGGCAATTGAAGAAATAAATAAACTAAATCCAGATTTTGTAATAACCGGCGGCGACTTGGTTATGGATGCTCTTGGAGCAAATTTTAATCGAGCCGATAGCCAATATAATCTATACAACGAAACAATAAAATTATTAAATGCTCCTCTTTTCAACACAATTGGAAATCACGAAATTTTTGGTTGGTACAAAAAAAGTAATGTTGATAGATCTCATCCTGAATTCGGCAAAAAAATGTATCAAAACAGAATTGGTAAACTTTATTATTCTTTCATTCACAAAGGTGTAAAATTTATAATACTTGATTCAATTGAAGAAGTTGCTGAGGAAAATGGATATTATGGTTTTATAAATTCCGAACAAATTGAATGGCTAAAAAAAGAACTTTCAGAAACAGAAAAAACAATGCCGATTATCATTTCTACACATATTCCACTCTACACAATGTTTGCCCAAATGGCAAATGGATCAATGGCTGCAAGTGATCGCGGACTTGTAATTGAAAACTCGAAAGAAGTTTTGGAATTATTAAAAGAACATAATTTGAAATTAATTTTACAAGGTCATTTACATGTTTTTGAAGATTTAAATATAATGAACAGATTTAGCATCATTACTGGTGGAGCAGTTAGTGCAAGATGGTGGCAAGGACCAAATCAAGGAATGGAAGAAGGATTTTTAATCGTAAAAGTTAAAAAAGACAAAATTGAATCCGAATATTTTGATTACGGCTGGCAAGTAGAATAA
- a CDS encoding isocitrate/isopropylmalate dehydrogenase family protein, which translates to MRTIVSLPGDGIGKTVLPESIRLLDAAGFKANYVHGDIGWEFWQKEGNALPQRTIDLLQEHKIGLFGAITSKAKDAADAELDPLLKGKGYVYFSPIVSLRQHFDLDICIRPCQSFKGNPLNFIRKDGKGGFEEPLVDTVIFRQNTEGMYGGIEWTNPPKQVRDAFETHPKMKTFANIPSEEMAISTRIVSKKYTERIIRAGFEYAKKFGYKNVTICEKPNVLRETSGMFMKLGKQIAKEFPGIDLWDTNIDAQMMWLTKNPENYGVIVSENMFGDIISDGFAGLIGGLGFACSANIGEEVAVFEPTHGSAPKYQELNPSIVNPIAMFLSACMMLDHIGEKALALKIKKAIADVIEEGKVKTYDMMKLRGGADVFSKGACTTQEMTDEVIKKL; encoded by the coding sequence ATGAGAACAATAGTATCATTACCAGGGGATGGAATAGGAAAAACTGTTTTACCGGAATCAATTAGATTATTAGATGCTGCTGGATTTAAAGCAAATTATGTACACGGAGATATTGGCTGGGAATTTTGGCAAAAAGAAGGAAACGCACTTCCGCAAAGAACTATAGATTTATTGCAAGAACACAAAATTGGTTTGTTTGGCGCAATCACAAGTAAAGCTAAAGATGCCGCCGATGCTGAACTTGATCCTTTGCTAAAAGGAAAAGGTTATGTATATTTTAGTCCGATTGTAAGTTTACGTCAGCATTTTGATTTGGATATTTGCATTCGTCCATGTCAATCGTTTAAAGGAAATCCTTTAAATTTTATTCGTAAAGATGGTAAAGGCGGATTTGAAGAACCATTAGTTGATACAGTTATTTTCCGACAAAATACAGAAGGTATGTACGGCGGAATTGAATGGACAAATCCTCCAAAACAAGTAAGAGATGCTTTTGAAACACATCCTAAAATGAAAACTTTTGCAAATATTCCAAGTGAAGAAATGGCAATTTCCACGAGAATAGTTTCAAAAAAATATACTGAAAGAATTATTCGTGCTGGATTTGAATACGCCAAAAAGTTTGGATATAAAAATGTTACAATTTGCGAAAAGCCAAATGTGCTGCGGGAAACTTCCGGAATGTTTATGAAATTGGGAAAACAAATTGCCAAAGAATTTCCGGGAATTGATTTATGGGATACAAACATTGATGCACAAATGATGTGGTTAACAAAAAATCCGGAAAATTATGGAGTTATAGTTTCCGAAAATATGTTTGGTGATATTATTAGTGACGGTTTTGCCGGTTTAATTGGCGGATTAGGTTTTGCATGCTCAGCAAATATTGGTGAAGAAGTTGCTGTATTTGAACCAACTCATGGTTCGGCTCCAAAATATCAAGAATTAAATCCAAGTATTGTAAATCCAATTGCAATGTTTTTAAGCGCATGCATGATGCTTGATCATATTGGAGAAAAAGCATTGGCATTAAAAATTAAAAAAGCAATTGCAGATGTAATTGAAGAAGGAAAAGTAAAAACTTACGATATGATGAAATTACGTGGCGGCGCAGATGTATTTTCAAAAGGCGCTTGCACAACACAAGAAATGACGGATGAGGTAATCAAAAAATTGTGA
- a CDS encoding four helix bundle protein, whose product MFKCIEVEKLKRAAISVSSYIAEGYARKSKIETKRFLDIARSSIVEIDTQITICLTLNYFSESDITELCDLINHNFALISKLISSIK is encoded by the coding sequence ATGTTTAAATGTATAGAAGTTGAAAAGTTAAAACGTGCAGCAATTTCAGTTTCATCATACATTGCAGAAGGTTATGCAAGAAAATCAAAAATTGAAACAAAGAGATTTTTAGATATTGCAAGATCATCTATAGTTGAAATAGATACTCAAATTACAATTTGTTTAACTTTAAATTACTTTTCAGAATCTGATATTACTGAATTATGCGATTTGATAAATCATAACTTTGCTCTAATTTCGAAATTAATTAGTTCCATTAAATAA
- a CDS encoding MmgE/PrpD family protein: MGKSISRILSEFSIGLKYEDLPENVIHEVKRYLYDSIGCAFGAKETKDVNIIRDIYKNISGKEEATVIGFGDKMPAVNATLINSLMIRALDFNDIYWKDDPSHPSDIIPAALSVGELVNASMKDVIVAIVLAYEIEQRLCLFAKPGVRERKWHHATLTQFVSPIVAGKLLGLTVDEMVNAIGINGSHNHTIGCPTAGKLTMMKNTVDPMAVQSGVFAALMAQKGFSGTEKVFEGKEGFMDAFIGWNAKDENLNPTEMKGRDGISKWSWDVDALIGNLGKDFKILDCGMKAFPTEALTHTHISCAIKVMTENNLSYTDIDEVRVTAFAQAYDILFDPAKYRPESRETADHSLPYCLAAAIVDKKITTNSFSEEKLKDSRIFEVIDKIKGEPSIEFEKMFPAKQPSKVVIKTKDGKEYSEYLEYPKGNPKEPMTMEDLENKFSGLASPWLNEEKQKEIKSVIFNCENLSAREFMEKLIV; this comes from the coding sequence ATGGGAAAATCCATTTCTCGTATACTATCCGAATTTTCTATCGGATTGAAATATGAAGATTTACCGGAAAATGTTATACATGAAGTTAAAAGATATTTATATGATTCTATTGGATGTGCATTTGGTGCTAAAGAAACTAAAGACGTAAATATTATTCGTGATATATATAAAAATATTTCTGGAAAAGAAGAAGCAACCGTAATTGGTTTTGGCGATAAAATGCCAGCAGTTAATGCAACTTTAATAAATTCGTTAATGATAAGAGCTTTGGACTTCAATGACATTTATTGGAAAGATGATCCTTCGCATCCTTCTGATATAATTCCCGCAGCACTTTCCGTTGGAGAACTTGTAAATGCTTCAATGAAAGATGTAATTGTAGCAATTGTTTTAGCTTACGAAATTGAACAAAGACTATGCTTATTTGCAAAGCCCGGTGTGCGTGAAAGGAAATGGCATCATGCAACTTTAACACAATTTGTTTCTCCTATTGTAGCCGGAAAATTATTAGGATTAACAGTTGATGAAATGGTAAATGCAATTGGAATTAATGGTTCACATAATCATACTATCGGCTGCCCCACTGCCGGGAAATTAACAATGATGAAAAATACAGTTGATCCAATGGCTGTTCAATCCGGAGTTTTTGCAGCTTTAATGGCACAAAAAGGTTTCAGCGGAACTGAAAAAGTTTTCGAAGGAAAAGAAGGATTTATGGATGCATTTATAGGTTGGAATGCAAAAGATGAAAATCTAAATCCAACCGAAATGAAAGGACGCGATGGAATTTCTAAATGGAGTTGGGATGTTGATGCTTTAATTGGAAATTTGGGAAAAGATTTTAAAATTTTAGATTGCGGAATGAAGGCATTTCCAACCGAAGCTTTAACGCACACTCATATATCTTGCGCTATAAAAGTTATGACAGAAAATAATTTGAGCTATACAGATATTGATGAAGTTAGAGTTACGGCATTTGCTCAAGCTTATGATATACTTTTTGATCCGGCAAAATATAGACCGGAATCTCGAGAAACCGCAGATCATTCACTTCCCTATTGTTTAGCGGCTGCAATTGTTGATAAAAAAATCACGACAAATTCTTTCAGTGAAGAAAAATTAAAAGACTCTAGAATTTTTGAAGTAATTGATAAAATTAAAGGTGAACCTTCAATTGAATTTGAAAAAATGTTCCCTGCAAAACAGCCATCAAAAGTGGTGATAAAAACAAAAGACGGAAAAGAATATTCTGAATATTTGGAATATCCGAAAGGAAATCCAAAAGAACCAATGACGATGGAAGATTTAGAAAATAAATTTAGTGGATTAGCTTCACCTTGGTTAAATGAAGAAAAACAAAAAGAAATAAAAAGTGTAATTTTTAATTGTGAAAATTTATCTGCAAGAGAATTTATGGAGAAATTAATTGTGTAA
- a CDS encoding four helix bundle protein, which yields MENEPKKFLKLNDIEAYKIAFNLSNYIWDIVITWDIFAKKTIGEQYVDAVDSISANIAEGFGRYSKKDKIRFYRISFGSVFESLDWNQKSIVRNLLTKDQYNYIFNELQKLPKSINSLISFTNNKLQI from the coding sequence ATGGAAAATGAACCAAAAAAATTCTTAAAATTAAATGATATCGAAGCATATAAAATTGCTTTCAATTTAAGTAACTATATTTGGGATATTGTAATTACTTGGGATATTTTTGCAAAGAAAACAATTGGAGAACAATATGTCGATGCAGTTGATTCTATCTCTGCAAATATTGCTGAAGGTTTTGGAAGATATTCAAAAAAGGATAAAATCAGATTTTATCGAATAAGTTTTGGTTCGGTCTTTGAATCATTGGACTGGAATCAAAAATCAATAGTGAGGAATTTATTAACTAAGGATCAATACAATTATATTTTCAATGAACTCCAAAAATTACCCAAATCAATAAATTCTTTAATTAGTTTTACGAATAATAAATTACAAATTTGA
- the lysF gene encoding homoaconitase, with product MSQNLVEKIVQKFAVGLEENQIVQSGDILSIKPAYVMTHDNTGAVIPKFKSIGATKLANPRQVVHTLDHNIQDKSEANLEKYKKIEDFSKSVGADFYPAGRGIGHQIMCEEGYAWPGTVVVASDSHSNMYGGLGVLGTPVVRTDAAGIWATGKTWWEIPPIAKVELIGKLCKGVVGKDLIIALCGYFNNDEILNFIIEFSGNGIKDLNIDQRLTIANMTTEWGALGGVFPIDEITIKWLEERTEFIKNRGLSGVPSDIDENGEHPRLNKKRIDELKSELPYLQPDQNAYYAKELTIDLSTIQPMVSGPNSVKVMNSTTELSKKEIKIHKAYLVSCVNSRLDDISEAAEILRNKKIADGVKFYIAAASSEVQAESEKRGDWQALIEAGAISLPPGCGPCIGLGTGLFEDGEVGISATNRNFKGRMGSPNAQAYLASPAVVAYSALNGKIDFDWNELKEIKAEIITNKPKVRKAVKVKIIDGFTEKINGNIIFCHQDNLNTDGIYPGKYTYVDDFKPEDQAKVAMENYDPKFQQIAKVGDILVGGYNFGTGSSREQAATALKYRGIKLVIVGSASQTYKRNALNNGYLVIEIPELVDDLKNKFSNKNLTVNTNSIAYLDFVNSELIFENKKYNFAPIGTAAQELVVTGGLENWIKKNL from the coding sequence ATGTCACAAAATCTTGTTGAAAAAATCGTACAAAAATTTGCAGTTGGATTAGAAGAAAATCAAATAGTTCAAAGCGGAGATATTCTATCAATAAAACCGGCTTATGTAATGACGCACGATAACACCGGAGCTGTTATTCCAAAATTTAAATCAATTGGTGCAACAAAATTAGCAAATCCCCGACAAGTAGTTCACACTCTTGATCATAATATTCAAGATAAATCTGAAGCAAATTTAGAGAAGTATAAAAAGATTGAAGATTTTTCAAAATCTGTCGGTGCAGATTTTTATCCCGCTGGAAGAGGAATTGGTCACCAAATTATGTGTGAAGAAGGTTATGCATGGCCCGGAACTGTTGTTGTTGCTTCGGATAGTCATTCAAATATGTATGGCGGACTTGGCGTTTTGGGAACTCCGGTTGTTCGTACAGATGCAGCCGGAATTTGGGCAACCGGAAAAACTTGGTGGGAAATTCCTCCAATTGCAAAAGTTGAATTGATTGGAAAACTATGTAAAGGTGTTGTTGGTAAAGATTTAATAATTGCACTATGCGGTTATTTCAATAATGATGAAATTTTAAATTTTATTATTGAATTTTCCGGTAATGGAATTAAAGATTTAAATATTGACCAGCGTTTAACAATTGCAAATATGACAACCGAATGGGGTGCACTTGGTGGAGTTTTCCCTATTGATGAAATTACAATTAAATGGCTTGAAGAAAGAACAGAGTTTATTAAAAATCGTGGATTATCTGGAGTGCCTTCTGATATTGATGAAAATGGTGAACATCCAAGATTGAATAAAAAAAGAATTGATGAATTGAAAAGTGAATTACCGTATTTGCAACCCGATCAAAATGCTTATTATGCAAAAGAATTAACTATAGATTTAAGCACAATTCAGCCAATGGTTTCCGGACCAAATTCTGTAAAAGTTATGAATTCAACAACTGAATTAAGCAAGAAGGAAATTAAAATTCATAAAGCATATTTAGTTTCTTGCGTAAATAGCAGATTAGATGATATTTCTGAAGCAGCAGAAATTTTACGAAATAAGAAAATCGCGGATGGAGTAAAATTCTATATTGCTGCAGCATCTAGTGAAGTTCAAGCAGAAAGTGAAAAACGCGGTGATTGGCAAGCTTTAATTGAAGCAGGAGCAATTTCACTTCCTCCTGGATGCGGACCTTGCATTGGACTTGGAACCGGTCTGTTTGAAGATGGCGAAGTTGGAATTTCTGCAACAAATAGAAATTTTAAAGGAAGAATGGGTTCGCCCAATGCCCAAGCTTATTTGGCTTCACCTGCAGTTGTAGCTTATTCCGCTTTAAATGGTAAAATTGATTTTGATTGGAATGAACTAAAAGAAATCAAAGCAGAAATTATAACAAACAAACCAAAAGTTCGCAAAGCTGTAAAAGTAAAAATTATTGATGGATTTACGGAAAAAATTAATGGCAATATAATTTTCTGTCATCAAGATAATTTGAATACAGATGGAATTTATCCCGGCAAATATACTTATGTAGATGATTTCAAACCGGAAGATCAAGCTAAAGTTGCAATGGAAAATTATGATCCCAAATTTCAACAAATTGCAAAAGTTGGTGATATACTTGTCGGCGGCTATAATTTTGGGACCGGAAGTTCGCGCGAACAAGCTGCAACAGCATTGAAATATAGAGGTATTAAATTAGTAATCGTCGGTTCTGCAAGTCAAACTTATAAACGAAATGCTCTCAATAATGGTTATTTGGTTATTGAAATTCCGGAATTAGTTGATGATCTCAAAAATAAATTTAGTAACAAAAACTTAACAGTAAATACTAATTCTATTGCATATCTTGATTTTGTAAATTCAGAATTAATTTTTGAAAATAAAAAATATAATTTTGCACCAATTGGAACTGCAGCCCAAGAATTAGTTGTAACCGGTGGATTGGAAAATTGGATTAAGAAAAATTTATAA
- a CDS encoding four helix bundle protein, with translation MLELNHKKLEVYKKSSELVKEIYKLTSDFPKSEVYGLTSQIRRAAISVISNLSEGASRKTDAERKRFYEIARSSLVELDSEIEISISLNYINTDIINLTKLSNEVFAMLSKMVK, from the coding sequence ATGTTAGAATTAAATCATAAAAAGTTAGAAGTATATAAAAAATCTTCAGAATTAGTTAAAGAAATTTATAAACTAACTTCAGATTTCCCAAAATCTGAAGTTTATGGTTTAACATCTCAAATTAGACGAGCAGCAATTTCTGTAATCTCTAATTTATCTGAAGGTGCTTCTAGAAAAACCGATGCAGAAAGAAAAAGATTTTATGAAATTGCAAGATCATCATTGGTTGAATTAGACTCAGAAATTGAAATTTCAATTTCACTAAATTATATAAATACAGATATTATAAATTTAACAAAACTTAGTAATGAAGTATTTGCAATGTTATCTAAAATGGTAAAGTGA